Proteins co-encoded in one Arachis hypogaea cultivar Tifrunner chromosome 13, arahy.Tifrunner.gnm2.J5K5, whole genome shotgun sequence genomic window:
- the LOC140177959 gene encoding probable hexosyltransferase MUCI70 — protein MDDKAISGYVEHNDDILLVVIPASQAPEIFTSRSLSVAKEYDAESCPVCYLPVEEAIELMPKPPSPSPVLKNLTYIYEENISRFGEFGGSNFGGYPTLKMEKCNGVVVASAIFENFDEINEPADISTYSKETVCFLMFVDEETEKYIKSSGKLGSSKMIGLWRIIIAHNLPYTDARRTGKIPKLLLHRLVPNAHCSIWVDGKLKLKKIQEDRMEPGK, from the exons ATGGATGACAAAGCA ATCAGTGGATATGTGGAGCACAATGATGATATATTGCTGGTAGTCATTCCTGCTTCTCAGGCACCAGAAATTTTTACATCACGATCCCTCAGCGTGGCAAAGGAGTATGATGCAGAAT CATGTCCGGTATGTTACCTTCCCGTGGAAGAAGCTATTGAGCTGATGCCAAAGCCACCATCACCTTCACCAGTTCTTAAGAATTTAACTTATATCTATGAGGAAAATATAAGTAGATTTGGAGAATTCGGTGGCTCAAACTTTGGTGGATATCCTACTTTGAAAATGGAGAAGTGTAATGGAGTAGTTGTTGCATCTGCCATATTTG AAAATTTTGACGAGATAAATGAGCCAGCAGATATAAGTACATATTCAAAGGAGACAGTGTGCTTCCTTATGTTTGTAGatgaagaaacagaaaaatatataaagagtTCAGGCAAGCTGGGAAGCAGCAAGATGATTGGCTTATGGAGAATTATCATTGCTCATAATCTTCCTTACACAGATGCACGGCGGACGGGAAAG ATTCCGAAGCTTCTGTTGCATAGATTGGTTCCAAATGCTCACTGTTCTATATGGGTTGATGGGAAGCTTAAGCTTAAAAAAATACAGGAAGATAGGATGGAGCCAGGCAAGTAG